In one Halorhodospira halophila genomic region, the following are encoded:
- a CDS encoding Alvin_2107 family globule sulfur oxidation protein yields MNREYYNAVRRMEEQGVDADYMAGWIGGYLQNPKREEQRVNDRYEAGYADGLEGRTDNIVASN; encoded by the coding sequence ATGAACCGGGAGTACTACAACGCCGTCCGGCGGATGGAGGAACAGGGGGTCGATGCCGACTACATGGCCGGTTGGATCGGCGGCTATCTGCAGAACCCCAAGCGTGAAGAGCAGCGCGTCAATGACCGCTATGAAGCGGGTTACGCCGACGGCCTGGAGGGTCGTACCGACAACATCGTGGCGTCCAACTGA
- a CDS encoding MBL fold metallo-hydrolase, translating into MLDTLKTAWTPAVAWEHLLGAERLFILDVRNPDEFERWRVEGPHDTPTINVPYFELLDLDEDADDMDAAVLRGIRAQLSDRLPTDHTILTVCGEGHTSEHLAHGLRELGYPALNLEGGMEAWGDFYYHRVVGNHERYTVYQVIRPARGDLSHVIISDGEAAVIDPNRHVDVYEELIHARGARITQVLDTHAHADHISGGPELARRHRVPYHLHPYDAIHPMDMLPARIDFAPLYADQSVRVGAITLRALHVPGHTLGMVAFLVDEQYLVSGDSIFLESIARPDLGGAAEAWTPLFHDSLQRLLALPEDTVVLPGHATDPSVADTRGRFCAELGPLRRSNPGLRQVDAGPEPFRSYILGSLPHFPKAYIEIKRVNIGLVQPDEAEARRLEVGKNVCALSEAAAA; encoded by the coding sequence ATGCTGGACACCCTGAAGACCGCCTGGACACCGGCCGTTGCCTGGGAGCACCTGCTCGGCGCCGAGCGGCTGTTCATCCTGGATGTGCGCAACCCCGACGAGTTCGAGCGCTGGCGCGTCGAGGGCCCGCACGACACCCCGACTATCAACGTCCCCTACTTCGAGCTGCTCGACCTCGATGAGGACGCCGACGACATGGACGCGGCCGTGCTGCGCGGCATCCGGGCGCAGCTGTCCGACCGGTTACCCACCGACCACACCATCCTGACGGTCTGCGGCGAGGGGCACACCTCGGAGCACCTGGCCCACGGCCTGCGCGAACTCGGCTACCCGGCCCTGAACCTGGAGGGCGGCATGGAGGCCTGGGGCGATTTCTACTACCACCGGGTAGTGGGCAACCACGAGCGCTACACCGTCTACCAGGTGATCCGCCCGGCCCGTGGCGACCTGAGCCACGTGATCATCAGCGACGGCGAGGCCGCTGTCATCGACCCCAATCGCCACGTGGACGTCTACGAGGAGCTGATCCATGCGCGGGGAGCCCGCATCACCCAGGTCCTCGACACCCACGCCCACGCCGACCACATCAGCGGCGGCCCGGAACTGGCCCGTCGCCACCGGGTCCCCTACCACCTGCATCCCTACGACGCCATCCACCCGATGGACATGCTGCCGGCCCGCATCGACTTCGCACCGCTGTATGCCGATCAGTCGGTGCGCGTCGGGGCGATCACGCTGCGCGCCCTGCACGTCCCCGGCCACACCCTGGGCATGGTGGCTTTCCTAGTCGACGAACAGTACCTGGTCTCGGGGGACAGCATCTTCCTGGAGTCCATCGCCCGCCCCGACTTGGGCGGCGCCGCCGAGGCTTGGACGCCGCTCTTCCATGACTCCCTGCAGCGGCTGCTGGCCCTGCCCGAGGACACCGTGGTCCTGCCCGGCCACGCCACCGACCCCAGCGTCGCCGATACCCGGGGCCGTTTCTGCGCCGAACTCGGTCCCCTGCGCCGCAGCAATCCGGGGCTGCGACAGGTGGATGCCGGTCCGGAGCCGTTCCGCAGCTATATCCTCGGCAGCCTGCCCCACTTTCCCAAGGCGTATATCGAGATCAAGCGGGTCAACATCGGCCTCGTCCAGCCCGACGAAGCAGAGGCCCGGCGCCTGGAGGTGGGCAAGAACGTCTGCGCCCTGAGTGAGGCCGCGGCCGCCTGA
- a CDS encoding 4Fe-4S dicluster domain-containing protein, with protein sequence MRLGLVIDLDTCVGCHACVVACKQWNTSGTVGPLTDYHPYGGSPSGVMLNRVRHYEEGTYPNSKTVNVPVSCMHCDEPPCVDVCPTGASYKRDADGIVLVDEAKCMGCNYCAWACPYGCRELDHASGTMKKCTLCIDRIYDDRLPEAERQPACVLSCPARARHFGDLDDPDSRVSQLVRERRGFVMLPEMGCQPVNHYLPVRPPEASRPLPETTGTSPGQGTDPASVQHWPNRVVHR encoded by the coding sequence ATGAGACTGGGACTGGTCATCGATCTCGATACCTGCGTCGGCTGTCACGCCTGCGTGGTGGCGTGCAAGCAGTGGAACACCTCGGGGACGGTCGGTCCGCTGACCGATTACCACCCCTACGGTGGATCCCCCAGCGGGGTCATGCTCAACCGCGTGCGTCATTACGAGGAAGGGACGTACCCGAACAGCAAGACCGTCAACGTGCCGGTCTCCTGCATGCACTGCGATGAGCCGCCCTGCGTGGATGTCTGTCCCACAGGCGCGTCCTACAAGCGTGACGCCGACGGGATCGTGCTGGTCGACGAGGCCAAGTGCATGGGCTGCAACTACTGCGCCTGGGCGTGCCCTTACGGCTGCCGCGAACTCGATCACGCCAGCGGCACCATGAAGAAGTGCACGCTGTGCATCGACCGGATCTACGACGACCGCCTCCCCGAGGCCGAGCGCCAGCCCGCCTGTGTGCTCTCCTGTCCGGCCCGGGCACGGCACTTCGGCGATCTCGACGACCCCGACTCGCGGGTCAGCCAGCTGGTGCGCGAGCGGCGGGGCTTCGTGATGCTCCCCGAGATGGGGTGCCAGCCGGTCAACCACTACCTGCCGGTGCGCCCGCCCGAAGCCAGCCGTCCGCTGCCCGAAACGACCGGTACGTCCCCGGGGCAGGGCACCGATCCGGCCAGCGTCCAGCACTGGCCCAACCGCGTCGTTCACCGCTGA
- the cysG gene encoding siroheme synthase CysG — MDHYPIFLKLHGRNCLVIGGNETAARKAEDLLDSGATVTLVARELGGDCEELLQRHPDRAHHRAEDYRPGMEEGAALVLNAANHEATDQLVYRRCCEWGIPVNTVDRPEYCSYITPAVVDRSPLQVAITSGGAAPVLARQVRSQMETLLPTAYGRLAALAGRLRERVAAALPTGRQRLRFWEQVFEGPAAESMLAGREREAEQAMLELLRQEQARSDGRGEVYLVGAGPGDPDLLTFRALRLMQRADVVLHDHLAAPALLRLVRKDAERIPVGKRRGRHTLPQEAINDKLIELAAAGKRVLRLKGGDPFIFGRGGEEIEGLIEHGIPFQVVPAVSAAQGAAAYAGIPLTHRDHAQSCRFLTGHRRHGALELSQWAPFRRDETLVVYMGLTHLETVCAQLQSGGLPPDQPAAVIDQATTPAQRVITAPLGELPGQVRNARLQGPALIVVGPTVTLQPQLGWYHSSPNAEPAFPEHGCLNSEPRPVRRRVPADTEQA, encoded by the coding sequence ATGGACCACTACCCGATCTTCCTCAAGCTCCACGGCCGCAACTGTCTGGTGATAGGCGGCAATGAGACCGCCGCCCGCAAGGCCGAGGATCTGCTCGACAGCGGGGCGACCGTCACTCTGGTTGCCCGCGAACTCGGCGGGGACTGTGAGGAACTGCTGCAGCGCCATCCCGACCGGGCCCACCATCGGGCCGAGGACTACCGCCCCGGCATGGAAGAAGGGGCGGCACTGGTGCTCAACGCCGCCAACCACGAGGCCACCGACCAGCTGGTCTACCGCCGATGCTGCGAATGGGGCATACCCGTCAACACCGTCGATCGGCCGGAGTACTGCAGCTACATCACCCCGGCGGTGGTGGACCGCTCCCCGCTGCAGGTGGCGATCACCAGCGGTGGCGCCGCGCCAGTGCTGGCCCGTCAGGTACGCAGCCAGATGGAGACCCTGCTGCCCACCGCCTACGGGCGGCTGGCCGCCCTTGCTGGCCGCCTGCGGGAGCGCGTAGCTGCCGCCCTCCCCACCGGGCGGCAGCGCCTGCGGTTCTGGGAACAGGTCTTCGAAGGCCCGGCGGCGGAGTCCATGCTCGCGGGTCGGGAGCGGGAGGCCGAACAGGCAATGCTCGAGCTGCTGCGCCAGGAACAGGCCCGCAGTGACGGGCGCGGCGAGGTCTACCTGGTGGGTGCCGGCCCAGGCGACCCCGACCTGCTCACCTTCCGCGCCCTGCGCCTGATGCAGCGTGCCGACGTAGTGCTCCACGACCACCTGGCGGCGCCCGCGCTGCTGCGCCTGGTGCGCAAGGACGCCGAGCGGATCCCCGTCGGCAAGCGCCGTGGCCGGCACACGCTGCCCCAGGAGGCGATCAACGACAAGCTCATCGAGTTGGCCGCTGCCGGCAAGCGGGTGCTGCGCCTCAAGGGCGGGGACCCGTTCATCTTCGGCCGCGGCGGCGAGGAGATCGAGGGGCTGATCGAGCACGGCATCCCGTTCCAGGTGGTGCCGGCGGTGAGCGCCGCCCAGGGTGCTGCGGCCTACGCCGGCATCCCCCTGACCCACCGGGATCACGCCCAGAGCTGCCGCTTCCTGACCGGGCACCGCCGCCACGGCGCCCTGGAACTCTCCCAGTGGGCCCCGTTCCGCCGCGACGAGACGCTGGTGGTCTACATGGGGCTCACCCATCTGGAGACGGTCTGCGCCCAGCTTCAGTCGGGCGGCCTGCCGCCGGACCAGCCCGCCGCAGTGATCGATCAGGCCACCACCCCGGCACAGCGTGTGATCACCGCCCCGCTCGGCGAGTTGCCCGGACAGGTGCGCAATGCGCGGCTCCAGGGCCCGGCGCTGATCGTCGTCGGCCCCACCGTGACGCTCCAGCCGCAACTGGGGTGGTACCACAGCTCACCCAACGCCGAGCCGGCCTTCCCGGAGCACGGCTGCCTGAACAGCGAACCGCGCCCCGTCCGCCGTCGCGTCCCGGCGGATACCGAACAGGCCTAA
- a CDS encoding ZapG family protein, with the protein MEAFDPILLLVVGAVVGAAVGAYVGRASSPNTQEIRDAESVARRNREEVRNVRSEVDQHFEQTAQIMGEVTKAYRRLYEHMATSSQRLAPRRTQDLVKSLGDQRLLSQDVVEQSARRMSEMKAKEQREAQARRQISQERSERSSGDRSASSSSGGSSRSAGSSRSSGSSESAVGSSSRSSESAIGRRPTRSRSTTSSSRSRSSAPERTRSTATEERSSSSGEKRRRRPSIFS; encoded by the coding sequence ATGGAAGCGTTTGATCCAATCCTGCTACTTGTCGTCGGTGCCGTGGTCGGTGCCGCTGTGGGTGCCTACGTCGGGCGCGCCTCTTCGCCCAACACCCAGGAGATCCGCGACGCCGAGAGCGTGGCCCGCCGCAACCGCGAGGAAGTGCGCAACGTCCGCAGCGAGGTGGACCAGCACTTCGAGCAGACCGCCCAGATCATGGGCGAGGTCACCAAGGCGTACCGTCGCCTCTACGAGCACATGGCCACCAGCTCCCAGCGTCTGGCGCCCCGCCGCACGCAGGACCTGGTCAAGTCCCTGGGTGACCAGCGCCTGCTGTCCCAGGACGTGGTCGAGCAGTCCGCCCGGCGCATGAGCGAGATGAAGGCCAAGGAGCAGCGTGAGGCCCAGGCCCGCCGCCAGATCAGCCAGGAGCGTTCCGAGCGCTCTTCCGGCGACCGCTCCGCCAGCAGCAGCAGTGGCGGCAGCAGCCGCAGCGCCGGCAGCAGTCGGAGCAGCGGTTCCTCCGAGTCGGCCGTCGGCTCCTCCAGCCGCTCCTCCGAGTCCGCCATCGGCCGTCGCCCGACGCGCAGCCGCTCCACCACCTCTTCCTCCCGGTCCCGCAGCAGTGCCCCGGAGCGTACCCGGAGCACGGCCACCGAGGAGCGCAGCAGCAGCAGCGGTGAGAAGCGGCGTCGGCGCCCGAGCATCTTCAGCTGA
- a CDS encoding molybdopterin oxidoreductase family protein has translation MRVTPQAEVADDPARLEPRDRQEVRYTTCYMCACRCGIQVTLEDGQVRFIQGNPDHPVNRGVLCAKGNAGIMKQNSRAKLRRPLRRKPGTERGEGAFEEISWDEALDELTERLRRIRAEDPKKLAYFTGRDQMQALTGLWATQFGTINWAAHGGFCSVNMAAAGLYTLGHAFWEFGDPDFERTRYFLLWGTAEDHASNPFKLGIDTLKRRGGRFVAINPVRTGYQAVADEWVPIRPGTDGMLAMSLIHCLLRDGQFDQDYLIRYTNAPYLVVQTPGQAGDGLFLRDEQGAPLVRDLQQEAFVDGTQAGIAPALFGAWTAPDGRPVKTAMTLLAERYLDAQYAPERAAEVCGVPAETIERLAAEMAHVAFQETIEIECEWTDWAGRRHDRFIGRPVSMHAMRGVSAHSNGFQAARALHLLQLLLGSVDCPGGHRAKPPYPKPIPPPLRPARETAPDTPLAASPLGFPVAPEDLVIDGEGRPLRIDKAFSWEAPVSPHGKMHTVISNAHDGDPYPIDTLMLFMANMAWNSTMNTTSIQDMLRARDESGAYRIPYLVVVDAFHSETVQYADLVLPDTTYLERHDCISMLDRPISTAEGPADAIRQPILEPEGEARPWQEVMIELGARLGLPAFTNEDGSPKYSGYEDFIVRFEKAPGVGFLAGWRGEDGSKPLRGEPNPRQWEHYIENGGFFQYELPLSHQFYKFANKGYLEWAEAAGINGSAEPMVMSVYAEPLQRFRLAAEGLYDGPQPQDPVDRERVRTYCDPLPFHYAPLEQSRVEGQGYTFHAITQRPMTHYHAWDSQNAWLRQIMAENVLYMNRARGEALGLSDGDWVWVESHNGRICVPLQLVEGVQADTVWTWNAVGKRSGAWGLEPGGPEASRGFLLNHLIDDRLPRRDDEKPLSNSDPITGQAAWYDLQVRIHRAAPGEGGISQPQFTDLIPPPGVDNGPMRLMRYATHQAVRLHRSMRDILSRGR, from the coding sequence ATGCGCGTCACCCCGCAAGCCGAGGTGGCGGACGACCCCGCTCGTCTTGAGCCTCGGGACCGCCAGGAAGTCCGCTACACCACCTGCTACATGTGCGCTTGCCGCTGCGGTATTCAGGTCACCCTGGAGGACGGCCAGGTTCGCTTCATCCAGGGCAACCCGGATCACCCGGTCAACCGCGGCGTGCTCTGTGCCAAGGGCAACGCCGGCATCATGAAGCAGAACTCCAGGGCGAAACTCCGCCGCCCGCTGCGTCGCAAACCGGGCACGGAGCGCGGCGAAGGCGCCTTCGAGGAGATCTCCTGGGACGAGGCCCTGGATGAGCTCACCGAGCGGCTGCGCCGGATCCGCGCCGAAGACCCGAAGAAGCTCGCCTACTTCACCGGTCGTGATCAGATGCAGGCGCTGACCGGGCTCTGGGCCACGCAGTTCGGCACCATCAACTGGGCGGCCCACGGCGGCTTCTGCTCCGTGAACATGGCCGCTGCGGGGCTCTACACCCTGGGGCACGCCTTCTGGGAGTTCGGTGATCCGGACTTCGAGCGGACCCGCTACTTCCTGCTCTGGGGCACCGCCGAGGATCACGCCTCCAACCCCTTCAAGCTCGGCATCGACACCCTCAAGCGCCGCGGCGGGCGCTTCGTCGCCATCAATCCGGTGCGCACCGGCTACCAGGCCGTCGCCGACGAGTGGGTGCCCATCCGTCCGGGCACGGACGGCATGCTCGCCATGTCGCTGATCCACTGCCTGCTGCGCGACGGGCAGTTCGACCAGGACTATCTCATCCGCTACACCAACGCCCCCTACCTGGTGGTTCAGACCCCGGGGCAGGCCGGGGATGGGCTGTTCCTGCGCGATGAGCAGGGCGCGCCGCTGGTCCGGGATCTGCAGCAGGAGGCGTTCGTCGATGGCACGCAGGCCGGGATTGCGCCGGCGCTCTTCGGTGCCTGGACGGCGCCTGACGGGCGGCCGGTGAAAACGGCCATGACCCTGCTCGCCGAGCGCTACCTGGACGCACAGTACGCCCCGGAGCGGGCCGCCGAGGTCTGCGGCGTGCCGGCGGAGACCATCGAGCGCCTGGCCGCCGAGATGGCCCACGTGGCCTTCCAGGAAACCATCGAGATCGAGTGCGAGTGGACCGACTGGGCTGGACGCCGGCACGACCGGTTCATCGGCCGCCCGGTCTCCATGCACGCCATGCGGGGGGTCTCAGCCCACTCCAACGGCTTCCAGGCGGCCCGTGCGCTGCACCTGCTGCAGCTGCTGCTCGGCTCGGTGGATTGCCCCGGTGGGCATCGGGCCAAGCCCCCGTACCCGAAGCCGATCCCGCCACCGCTGCGTCCCGCCCGGGAGACCGCACCGGATACTCCGCTGGCGGCCTCGCCGCTGGGTTTCCCGGTGGCGCCCGAGGATCTGGTCATCGACGGCGAGGGCCGGCCGCTGCGCATCGACAAGGCGTTCTCCTGGGAGGCGCCGGTCTCGCCCCACGGCAAGATGCACACGGTCATCAGCAACGCCCACGACGGGGATCCGTACCCCATCGATACCCTGATGCTGTTCATGGCCAACATGGCCTGGAATTCCACCATGAACACCACCAGTATCCAGGACATGCTGCGCGCCCGGGACGAATCCGGCGCGTACCGCATCCCCTACCTGGTGGTGGTGGACGCCTTCCACTCCGAGACCGTGCAGTACGCGGATCTGGTGCTCCCGGATACCACCTACTTGGAGCGCCACGACTGCATCTCCATGCTCGACCGGCCGATCTCCACCGCCGAGGGGCCGGCGGACGCCATCCGTCAGCCGATCCTGGAGCCGGAGGGCGAGGCACGTCCTTGGCAGGAGGTGATGATCGAACTCGGCGCCCGCCTGGGGCTGCCGGCGTTCACCAACGAGGACGGCAGTCCGAAGTACAGCGGCTATGAGGACTTCATCGTCCGCTTCGAGAAGGCGCCGGGGGTCGGGTTCCTGGCCGGCTGGCGGGGCGAGGACGGCAGCAAGCCGCTGCGCGGCGAGCCCAACCCCCGGCAGTGGGAGCACTACATCGAGAACGGCGGTTTCTTCCAGTACGAGTTGCCGCTCTCGCATCAGTTCTACAAGTTCGCCAACAAGGGCTACCTGGAGTGGGCCGAGGCGGCCGGGATCAACGGCTCCGCCGAGCCGATGGTCATGAGCGTCTACGCCGAGCCCCTGCAGCGCTTTCGACTCGCCGCCGAGGGGCTCTACGACGGGCCGCAACCCCAGGATCCCGTGGACCGCGAGCGGGTGCGCACCTACTGTGATCCGCTGCCCTTCCACTACGCGCCGCTGGAACAGAGCCGCGTCGAGGGGCAGGGGTATACCTTCCACGCCATCACCCAGCGGCCGATGACCCACTACCACGCCTGGGACAGCCAGAATGCCTGGCTGCGCCAGATCATGGCCGAGAACGTCCTCTACATGAACCGCGCACGCGGCGAGGCGCTGGGCCTTAGCGATGGCGACTGGGTCTGGGTCGAGTCGCACAATGGGCGCATCTGCGTGCCGCTGCAGCTGGTCGAGGGCGTGCAGGCGGATACCGTCTGGACCTGGAATGCGGTGGGCAAGCGCTCCGGGGCCTGGGGGTTGGAGCCCGGCGGGCCGGAGGCCAGCCGGGGGTTCCTCCTCAACCACCTGATCGATGACCGCCTGCCACGCCGGGATGACGAGAAGCCGCTGAGCAACTCCGATCCGATCACCGGGCAGGCGGCCTGGTACGACCTGCAGGTGCGCATCCACAGGGCGGCACCCGGGGAGGGCGGGATCTCGCAACCGCAGTTCACCGATCTGATCCCGCCGCCGGGCGTCGACAACGGGCCGATGAGGCTCATGCGCTACGCAACCCACCAGGCGGTGCGCCTGCACCGCTCCATGCGCGACATTCTGAGCCGGGGGCGTTGA
- a CDS encoding cobalt-precorrin-6A reductase — translation MAPEPLRVLLLGGTGEALALGQALEQEPGIAAVYSVAGVTRRPRLPRLPVRRGGFGGVAGLAGYLRQHGVHCLVDATHPFAAGISANAAAAARQTGTTLLAVRRPAWQPGPDEQWHRVADMAAAAQALGPQPGRVLLTIGNQEVPAFCAAPHHHYWIRCLEPPERVPPGARILFQRGPFHYADECRLLREHGIDTLVTKNAGGAATRSKLDAARDCGVRIVMVERPPDPPEAEVATEVEQALAWLRRRRPAAADPRLG, via the coding sequence ATGGCACCTGAGCCGCTGCGTGTCCTGCTCCTTGGCGGTACCGGCGAGGCGCTGGCACTGGGCCAGGCGCTGGAGCAGGAGCCCGGGATCGCCGCGGTCTATTCGGTGGCCGGGGTGACTCGCCGCCCCCGCCTGCCCCGCTTGCCGGTCCGTCGCGGCGGATTCGGGGGCGTTGCCGGACTGGCCGGGTACCTGCGCCAGCACGGTGTGCACTGCCTGGTCGATGCCACCCACCCCTTCGCCGCCGGCATATCGGCCAACGCGGCGGCGGCCGCCCGGCAAACGGGGACAACCCTGCTGGCAGTGCGTCGACCAGCGTGGCAACCGGGGCCGGACGAGCAGTGGCACCGGGTGGCCGATATGGCCGCCGCCGCCCAAGCGCTGGGTCCGCAGCCGGGCCGGGTGCTGCTGACCATCGGCAATCAGGAGGTCCCGGCCTTCTGCGCCGCGCCCCACCACCACTACTGGATCCGCTGCCTGGAGCCGCCGGAGCGGGTGCCGCCTGGAGCCCGGATCCTCTTCCAGCGCGGGCCGTTCCACTACGCCGACGAGTGCCGCCTGCTCCGCGAGCACGGCATCGACACCCTGGTCACCAAGAACGCCGGCGGGGCCGCCACTCGCAGCAAACTCGATGCGGCCCGGGACTGCGGAGTCCGCATCGTGATGGTCGAGCGCCCGCCGGACCCGCCGGAGGCGGAGGTGGCCACCGAGGTCGAGCAGGCGCTGGCGTGGTTGCGGAGACGACGCCCGGCGGCGGCTGACCCTCGCCTGGGTTAG
- a CDS encoding sulfurtransferase TusA family protein gives MAEFDQSLDATGLNCPLPILKAKKTLATMNTGEVLYVMATDPGSVKDFESFSKQTGHELLEQKEEDGTYHFRLKRA, from the coding sequence ATGGCGGAGTTTGATCAATCCCTCGATGCCACCGGGCTGAATTGCCCGCTGCCTATTCTCAAGGCCAAGAAGACCCTGGCCACCATGAACACCGGCGAGGTGCTTTACGTCATGGCCACCGATCCGGGATCGGTGAAGGACTTCGAGTCCTTCAGCAAGCAGACGGGGCACGAGCTGCTCGAGCAGAAGGAAGAGGACGGGACCTACCACTTCCGGCTCAAGCGCGCTTGA
- a CDS encoding cobalt-precorrin-5B (C(1))-methyltransferase, whose product MAQDPESFTETSAGTALRRGWTTGACAAAAARAAFSGLVSGAFPDPVTVRLPRERAPAFALAAQARGDGWARAGVIKDAGDDPDVTHGALVSVTARPGAPGGGVRLRAGPGVGTVRRSGLPVAAGEPAINPGPRGYIEQGIREAAAELSVPADVTLEVAIEDGERLAAQTLNPRLGIEGGLSVLGTTGVLVPFSCAAWIDAIQRGIDVARAAGLGHVAGSTGRTSEQAVQAYHGLPDEALIDMGDFVGGMVKYLRRHPVPRITIAGGLAKITKLAQGFLDVHSRRGQADLTALAETAAQLGADAACQEGIATANTVAEAFDLAQAADLPLGDAVAREAQRTALALVDPAASEVEVLIFDRRGQPVGRAGWARH is encoded by the coding sequence ATGGCGCAAGATCCCGAGTCCTTCACTGAGACCTCCGCCGGCACCGCCCTGCGCCGCGGCTGGACCACCGGCGCCTGCGCCGCCGCCGCGGCGCGGGCGGCCTTCTCGGGGCTGGTCAGCGGCGCCTTCCCCGATCCGGTCACCGTCCGGCTGCCGCGGGAGCGCGCCCCGGCCTTCGCCCTGGCCGCTCAGGCCCGCGGCGACGGCTGGGCGCGGGCCGGCGTCATCAAGGACGCCGGTGACGACCCCGACGTCACCCACGGCGCCCTGGTCTCGGTGACCGCACGCCCCGGCGCACCGGGCGGCGGGGTGCGGCTGCGCGCCGGCCCCGGCGTGGGCACGGTGCGCCGCAGCGGTCTGCCCGTCGCCGCCGGCGAGCCGGCGATCAACCCCGGTCCGCGGGGCTACATCGAGCAGGGTATCCGCGAGGCCGCGGCCGAGCTGTCGGTGCCGGCCGACGTCACCCTGGAGGTCGCCATCGAAGACGGGGAACGCTTGGCGGCGCAGACCCTCAACCCGCGATTGGGGATCGAGGGCGGACTGTCGGTGCTCGGCACCACCGGGGTGCTGGTGCCCTTCTCCTGCGCCGCCTGGATCGACGCCATCCAGCGCGGCATCGACGTGGCCCGGGCCGCCGGGCTCGGGCATGTGGCCGGGAGCACCGGACGCACCTCGGAGCAGGCGGTGCAGGCCTACCACGGGCTCCCGGACGAGGCGCTGATCGACATGGGCGATTTCGTGGGCGGGATGGTCAAGTACCTGCGCCGGCACCCGGTACCGCGGATCACCATCGCCGGCGGCCTGGCCAAGATCACCAAGCTCGCCCAGGGCTTTCTCGATGTGCATTCGCGCCGCGGGCAGGCCGATCTGACGGCGCTGGCCGAGACCGCTGCACAACTCGGCGCGGATGCCGCCTGCCAGGAGGGCATCGCCACCGCCAACACGGTCGCCGAGGCCTTTGACCTCGCGCAGGCCGCTGATCTCCCGCTGGGCGACGCGGTGGCGCGGGAGGCGCAGCGCACCGCCCTGGCCCTGGTGGATCCGGCAGCCAGCGAGGTGGAGGTGCTGATCTTCGATCGCCGCGGCCAGCCCGTGGGCCGGGCCGGCTGGGCACGGCACTGA
- a CDS encoding dimethyl sulfoxide reductase anchor subunit family protein, protein MHPAWSVVFFTVLSGAGYGFVALFALTDILALGGAVGQRELLAAVAIGAVLITIGLMSSAGHLANPRNAWRSFARFRTSWLSREAVLAVLFYPVALLYFGPYFLLGLEHNAVTLVFAGLTAVLALATVVATGMIYACVRAIREWSQGLTPVNYLLIGLGLGAAVLAAVRGFFGADPAPAAAMGVALLAVAAVTKSAWYLWNRRPGSSSKTTALGLSGAPVRLVDAGHTAGNFLTWEFQYPLPEGRAQVYRGLALAATFAFPIAALSAVALGAGAVWAYAAVAVALLGALIERWLVFAEARHAVRLYYHEARL, encoded by the coding sequence ATGCATCCCGCCTGGTCCGTTGTCTTCTTCACGGTGCTCTCCGGTGCCGGCTACGGCTTCGTCGCCCTGTTCGCCCTGACCGATATCCTCGCCCTTGGTGGCGCGGTCGGGCAGCGAGAGCTGCTGGCCGCGGTCGCCATCGGTGCCGTGCTCATCACAATCGGCCTGATGTCGTCCGCCGGTCACCTCGCCAATCCGCGCAATGCCTGGCGTTCTTTCGCTCGCTTCCGGACCTCCTGGCTGTCCCGCGAGGCGGTGCTCGCCGTGCTCTTCTACCCGGTGGCCCTGCTCTACTTCGGGCCCTACTTCCTGCTCGGGCTGGAGCACAACGCCGTGACCCTCGTGTTCGCCGGGCTGACGGCGGTGCTGGCCCTGGCCACGGTCGTGGCGACGGGCATGATCTACGCCTGTGTCCGCGCCATCCGCGAGTGGAGCCAGGGGTTGACCCCGGTAAACTACCTGCTCATCGGTCTGGGGTTGGGCGCCGCCGTGCTCGCCGCCGTGCGCGGTTTCTTCGGCGCCGATCCGGCCCCGGCGGCGGCCATGGGGGTGGCGCTGCTGGCGGTGGCCGCAGTGACCAAGTCGGCCTGGTACCTGTGGAACCGCCGTCCCGGCAGTTCCAGCAAGACGACGGCCTTGGGGCTGAGCGGTGCCCCGGTGCGCCTGGTCGACGCCGGTCACACCGCCGGCAACTTCCTGACCTGGGAGTTCCAGTACCCCCTGCCCGAGGGGCGCGCGCAGGTCTACCGTGGGTTGGCACTGGCCGCAACGTTCGCCTTCCCCATCGCCGCGTTGAGCGCCGTGGCCCTTGGGGCCGGGGCGGTGTGGGCCTACGCGGCGGTGGCGGTGGCGCTGCTCGGCGCGCTCATCGAACGCTGGCTGGTCTTCGCCGAGGCCCGCCACGCGGTGCGTCTCTATTACCACGAGGCGCGGCTGTAA